In the Oncorhynchus keta strain PuntledgeMale-10-30-2019 chromosome 29, Oket_V2, whole genome shotgun sequence genome, one interval contains:
- the irf2bpl gene encoding probable E3 ubiquitin-protein ligase IRF2BPL: MSSAQVSSSRRQSCYLCDLPRMPWAMIWDFTEAVCRGCVNYEGADRIEFVIETARHLKRAHGFQGGRSPGPPPPPTVKTQSAISAKETVQISHVDGPSKQQQSGMDRYSLSAERPRFDYSSIGAHASRLPNGMSGPNGFPKPDDGPPELNRQSPNSRRSHGLAAVPGQMNVPPNLLPQTMLNGPSSATAIASHSLSSRPPPPSIVGPSLSMAAQSMSEQGKRPGSVSSTDQERDLKEKQRNAEALAELSESLRNRNEDWGNKPKIVRDTLVTLSNSSPFDVRFKKDHSLVGRVFAFDAVSKPGMDYELKIFVEYPSGSGNIFSSASGVAKQMYQDCMKDFGRGLSSGFKYLEYEKKHGSGDWRLLGDLLPESVRFFKEGLGVEMLPQPYIDASCPLLPTALVNIPRALPSTSAPRTGVRKRKASPEPDSVESALKLSEQEQQRQQWMASQSEALKLTMASGSFGASHGGPPPLGPGHSVHSSRATPPESAPQNGQSPMAALMSVADTLGNAHSPKDNNSVHSTTSTRHNNSSPVSPASVSGQRRLASRNGDLNLAGTPSQSNAHSGMDQVHAQNIPDSPMANNGPLCCTICHERLEDTHFVQCPSVPNHKFCFPCSRESIKAQGATGEVYCPSGEKCPLVGSNVPWAFMQGEIATILAGDVKVKKERDP, encoded by the coding sequence ATGTCTTCTGCACAAGTATCGTCATCTCGGAGACAGTCATGTTACCTGTGCGATTTACCCCGTATGCCGTGGGCTATGATATGGGATTTTACGGAGGCAGTGTGCAGGGGTTGTGTGAATTATGAAGGTGCGGATCGGATCGAGTTTGTTATCGAAACTGCACGCCACCTCAAACGAGCTCATGGTTTCCAAGGGGGGAGATCCCCCGGTCCACCACCGCCGCCCACAGTAAAAACACAGTCGGCAATATCAGCCAAGGAGACGGTGCAAATCAGCCATGTGGATGGACCCTCTAAACAACAACAGTCGGGGATGGACCGCTACTCTCTGAGTGCGGAAAGACCTCGCTTTGACTACTCCAGTATTGGCGCCCATGCCAGCAGACTTCCCAATGGAATGAGCGGTCCAAATGGGTTCCCCAAACCGGACGATGGTCCCCCAGAACTGAACCGACAGAGCCCGAACTCCCGTCGGAGCCACGGTCTCGCTGCGGTCCCAGGACAAATGAACGTTCCCCCCAACCTTCTCCCACAGACCATGTTGAATGGACCCTCCTCGGCAACAGCCATAGCCTCACATAGCCTGTCCAGCCGCCCCCCTCCCCCATCCATCGTGGGACCCTCTTTGTCCATGGCCGCTCAGTCCATGTCAGAACAAGGTAAACGACCAGGTTCTGTGTCGAGCACTGACCAAGAGAGAGATCTGAAAGAGAAACAGCGTAACGCAGAGGCTTTGGCTGAGCTCAGTGAAAGTTTAAGGAACAGAAACGAAGACTGGGGAAACAAACCTAAAATAGTAAGGGACACTTTGGTTACTCTTTCGAACAGCTCCCCGTTTGATGTGAGATTTAAAAAGGATCATTCACTCGTGGGTAGGGTGTTTGCTTTCGATGCAGTGTCAAAGCCTGGAATGGACTATGAATTGAAAATATTTGTCGAGTACCCAAGTGGATCTGGTAATATATTTTCCAGCGCATCAGGGGTGGCCAAACAAATGTATCAGGACTGCATGAAAGACTTTGGCAGAGGGCTTTCCTCGGGCTTTAAATATTTGGAGTATGAGAAAAAGCATGGTTCGGGGGACTGGCGACTCCTGGGTGATTTGTTGCCCGAATCGGTCCGATTCTTCAAAGAGGGGCTGGGGGTTGAAATGTTGCCTCAGCCCTACATCGATGCCAGCTGCCCATTGCTGCCCACTGCTTTGGTCAACATCCCTCGTGCCTTGCCATCTACGAGTGCACCGAGGACTGGCGTACGAAAGCGTAAAGCCTCCCCAGAACCTGACTCTGTAGAGAGCGCCCTGAAACTATCTGAACAAGAACAGCAGAGGCAGCAGTGGATGGCCAGCCAGAGCGAGGCGTTAAAACTGACCATGGCATCCGGATCATTCGGTGCCTCACACGGGGGACCTCCGCCGCTTGGCCCTGGCCATTCTGTTCATTCAAGTCGCGCCACACCCCCTGAATCTGCGCCCCAGAATGGACAGTCTCCAATGGCCGCGCTCATGTCTGTCGCGGACACGTTGGGCAATGCGCACTCTCCGAAGGACAACAACTCTGTTCACTCTACAACATCCACCAGGCATAACAACAGCAGCCCAGTCTCCCCAGCCTCTGTTTCTGGGCAGAGGCGTTTGGCTTCCCGTAACGGAGATCTCAATCTGGCCGGGACTCCCTCTCAGTCAAATGCGCATTCTGGCATGGATCAGGTCCACGCGCAAAACATTCCAGATTCTCCCATGGCAAACAACGGACCTCTGTGTTGTACCATTTGCCACGAACGTTTAGAGGATACCCATTTCGTTCAGTGTCCGTCAGTTCCCAACCATAAATTCTGTTTCCCTTGTTCTCGAGAGAGCATCAAAGCGCAGGGAGCAACTGGCGAGGTGTATTGTCCTAGCGGAGAGAAATGCCCCCTGGTAGGTTCTAATGTGCCTTGGGCGTTCATGCAAGGTGAGATAGCAACAATATTAGCTGGGGACGTTAAGGTAAAAAAGGAGAGAGACCCATAG